The DNA region ATGCCGGTGCTCCAGGGCAAATCGCAAGTTTGAAATCCCCCAGTGACTTCCCAGATCTCATACTAACGATCTCTCAGTCAGCCAAGTTCAAGTGCGAAAATGTGCACGTCTTGGAAGGAAGCGAGCATATCAATACATGGATTCTGAAAGACAACGTCAGTGGCTGTGAGAAACACAAGAAGTTCTGTTCTCGGTGCGGTTGCACATTATGGACAATTCCTATGAAGCATTCTGGTAGCCATTGGATCGTTCGGACAGCTCTGCTGGAGAATGGGTAAGTAATATCCCGCTGCTATGGCAAGAAGGGTTCAGCTGACAGTACTGCTCTCTCCAGGTTCGACAAGTTCCCGTACAAGGCCGAGTTCTTCGCCTCCAGAAAGATGCCAGTTGCGGCAGCTGTGGTCAAGTCGTTCGACACAATGCCAGGTGCTTAATTGGTTTTCAATATATCTTTGTCATCGTGTCCGCTTTACGCTACGCTGTGATGTGGTGGTATTTGTTTGGTTCTATCTTCGTATCCAGCTTGCCCAACTGTGCACTCATACTTGTCTTTAAAGTGAAGTTGAAACAACAAAGGAAAAGCAAACCACGATCGGTAAGAATCTTATGTATCTGATGTCTGGCCCCTGGCAAATGCTATCAGGACGTCGGTAAGGCATTTTAAAAACAAATAGATTTGTGGTGACCACACGGAACGCAGTTCTGTCAAAGAAACAATAAAAGCCAAGTTGGTTCCATGGATTTTTATTCAGTCATATTGAACATATGCACTACTACTCAAAGACCATCTTGTTTTTGACACTGCCCAactcctcaatcttgaccTCAATAACATCGCCATTCTTAAGCCACTTTGGCTCCTTCATACCCATGGCAACACCCGCAGGTGTGCCcgtcatgatgatggtgccaGCCTCGAGAGTGGTACCCTGGCTGATGAAAGCAACAATCTCCTCAGTGCTGAAAAGGAGatcgttggtgttggtgtcttGTCGTACCTCGCCGTTGACAATGGTCTGAAGCTGGAGGTTGCCGGCGTTGCCAACAATCTTGGGGGAGACAAGCAGAGGGCCGACGGGGGCGAACTTGTCGAAGCCCTTGCTGAAGCACCACTGTGGGACACCGCCGGCGAAGGCGGGGTCACGCTGCCATTTTCTAGCAGAAACATCGTTGGCAACGACGAAACCAGCAATGTGCTCAagagccttctccttggggaTGTTCTTGCCAGTCTTGCCGATGACGATGGTCAGCTCACCCTCGTAGTCGAGCTGGTCATCTTGGGCAagttttgggatggggatatCCTCCTTGTAGCCTGCGATGGAAGCGCGTGGCTTGATGAAAATGGAAGGGTATGGAGGAGGCTTGCGGCCACCTTCCTGAACTGTTGAAAATTTCATGTTAGCAGCATAATCTCTGAAATATCCCGTGTGACCTTACTGTGCTTGATGTAGTTGAGTCCGACGCACTTCACAATTGGCACATCCTCAACAGTCAACAGGGGAAGAACTTCCTGCACCTTGACCGCCTCAGATGTTGGTGTGACGTTGAACGGGCTGCTGCCCTCGAAAACGGTGGCCTCCAGAGTGCCCTTTGCTACAGCCTCATCGAACTCGGACACCGATGAGATCTTGGGCTCGCCAAAGCGAGAGTTGCCTGCAGCATCGCGGAAGCGAATGAGACGGTCAAACGACGACATGGTACCTGTGGAGAATGATGACGAAAACTGTCTGGACAACGATGAGATGGCAGTGAATGAGCGATGCAATATTGATGACATGTCTTGGATGATGACTTTTGTTGTCATTGTTTGTTGATTTGAgttgccccttttccgaTAACACATCCCCTTCCCGCCTTAATTCCGCCCGCTGCCGCAAATCCACTTTCTCCCCCCGCTTGGAGGATCGGAGATCGAACACTCGGAGCTCGCACGCCATCACGGAGATTATGTTGCCCCGAAGGGGCGATACTGACGGAGCTGAGGCATGCAATGATGCCATTCCGGATGCGCCGGTTGTTCCATCAATAGTTGATGTGATGGTACAAAAAAGGTGTTGAGAGGGTTCGGGTTGACCCCTTTTTCACCCCTTCCTAAAGTAAACAAACATGCCGGACAACGTACCAGCACTTTCGCAAATCGGTTGTTGCGCCTGAGAAAATATGTGTAGTCTCCGGATGGCAAATTGAGAACGGATCTCGAATCAGTCCAGGTTTTTTCCAGGTCAAACGGATGTCAAGAAAGTCCAATCACTGCAGGAACTACATGTGTGGCAGCCCACAATCTAATAACGATAAAGTCGGGTATTTTGGAACAGAATCACGTTTAACCTTGACGTCGCCACCGATTTTCTCATTTCTCATAAAAATATGAACTGCCTCATTCAGAAACCTTGATCAAAATCTTGCCAGTCgtcttccttccttccaaGTCCTGTTCATCAGGTCAAGTTAGTACCCAACTCATTTTGTCACCTGTGAAAGAATGAACTTACAATGTGTGCCTGCTTGGCATCAGAGAGGGAATACAGGCCATGAATCTTGACCTTGAGTGCGCCAGATGCGAGAAGACTGAAGAGCTCATTGGCATAGCCCTTGAACTCTTCACGGGTGGCAATGTAGCCAAACAGAGTTGGTCTGGCAATCTTGACACACTTTGGTGCAAGGCGGCTGCAACCTGATTAGTCACTGAGATCATTTTGCAGACAGGCATCAAAACTCACTTCAAAGGcaatggtgggatgggacCACTAGAGTTGCCGAACCAAACTATGGTCCCTTTCCTCTTGACAACGGCTAAACTGCCCTCCCATGTGTCCTTTCCAACAGAGTCATAGACCACATCGACGCCTCTCCCACCAGTAATGTCCATCACTGTCTTGACCCAgtccttgccctcctcgctCCTGTAGTCAATGACATGGTCCGCACCGAGGCTCTTGACCAATTCAACCTTCTCTGGGCCACCAGCTGTACCAATGACCTTGGCACCGACGTGCTTGAGCAGTTGCGTCATCAAAAACCCAGCACCGCCTGCCGCCGCATGAAGCAAAACCCAGTCACCAGGCTGGACTGTGTAGGTGTCCCTGGCGAGAGCCAGCACTGTCAGACCACTCATGAAGCTGGCAGTGGCATCTTCGTAAGACACGGTATCTGGCAGCTTGAGGGTCTTGGCTGCTGGGACCGCAGAGTACTCAGCATAACCAGCATTGGCGAGCCAAATGACTCTGTCGCCGACCTTGAGGTTGAACTCCTCCGTCTTCGGCCCGAGTGCCACAACTGTGCCGGCTGCTTCTCTGCCTAGGACCTCAggctttggtgatgggtagAGACCGGTGCGGAAGTATGTGTCGATATAGTTGATGCCGGCAATCTTGTTCTTCACGAGGACCTGGCCTTCGGTTGGCTGTGGGACAGCCCAGTCGGACTTGAACTGGAGAACCTCGGGGCCACCAatctcctcaaccaccacggcTCTCTGAGTTGCTGGGATAGACATTGTGTTGGTTTGTGATGTCGCTAAACAAGTGGAACGAGATGGAAAATTCCAAGTGAGACTTGGTTGAAGATCTGAAGTGAAGACACAAAATCCAGTCAGAGTATTCGGTAGGAGCATGACCACAGCGAACACGTCGAATTGTTTCCACCGGATTTCATCCCTCCCCGGACAGATAGCGGCATGCAGCGTCCACTTTCCCGAGTGGAGTTGCACGGATCTGGGGCGGAGGTAGAGCGGAAGCGGTCCATTTGCGGGTCCGCACATGTCCGACTTCGCCGGGACTTTGCGATAACACGATGCCGTCTTCCACTGTGGAAACACGATAAGGTAAACAGCACAGGTGTAACTTTGTGAATCCACCCTTTCGTTCGACGTACGACTGCCAGTTTtgcaaacaccaccaaaaaatcATCCTACCTAGCAAATATTCTTTCCCAACCGTCACCATGAGCGAATGTTGTTTGAAGGGCTTTAAGTGGGACGGCGAGCCGCAGGgcaaggaggttgaggtgagCGGCCAGACATGCTATGTCACTGGTTCCAACCCGGATGTAGGCATCATCGTGATTCACGATCTGTATGGCTGGACCTTTGGCAACACAAGGTTGCTCGCCGACAGCTATGCCGCAGAGGTTGGCGCGACCGTCTATGTCCCCGACTTGTGAGTCTATTCTCCGCAGCACCTTTGAGCTCCTGTCGCTGACAATCTCGCagctttggtggtgttgttctgTCCGCAGATCTGATCAACAACCCGGCAGAGTGGGGCAAGCTTGATCTCCCAAACTTCATGGAGAGGAACAACAAGGCCGTCCGCGGACCAGAGATGGTTTCTTTGGCGAAGCACCTCCGCACTCAGCACGGCAAGCTTGGTGCCATTGGCTATTGCTATGGTGGCTGGGCTGCTTTCCAGCTTGGTCTCAAGTCGGATGCTCCGCTCGTCGACTGCATCGCTGCGGCTCACCCAACTTTCCTGACGAAGGAGGAGATTTCCAATGTTGGCGTACCAGTGCAGATCATCGCCCCCGAAATTGATCCTCAGTTCACCGAAGAGCTCAAGACTTACGCTGTGACTGAGATCCCCAAGTTGGGTGTGCCTTTTGACTATCAGTATTTCCCTGGCCTGAGCCACGGTTTCTCCATCAGGGGTAACCGAGAGAACCCTGCTGAGGTGAAGGGTCTCGAGAGGGCGCGGAGAGCGGCGGTGATGTGGTTCAAGGAGTGGCTCGTGTAGGCATGAAGCAAACAGTCTTGATAGCAACAATACACCTACCCAACCATCCTTCCAACACAAATTATCATGTCTGATACTTGAAGTATTCTGATAGAAATCCCGTTTTACCTGGTTGCCCTGAGCTTGAAAGCCGGTCTCTACGATAGAAAGTGGAATATTGCCTCAGCCCCCAGACACGGAGGTAACATCTGTGAGAGCATTGGCAAAGTCGTCAATTTGCAGCTGCTCAGCATTGATGGCTCATGTAATGAGGCAACAAGAGCTGCTGGCCTATAAGTTACAAATAGTTCACTGTGAGATGATTTGAACAttgtgaagaagagggttCTCTCTTGACGTGCTTAAAGCCCGCTCTAGAGTCTCTGAGTGGTGCTGTTGACCATGCTTGAACGTTACCATGCAAAGCAACACAGGATCAGGAAAATCAAGGTGTCACAAAGCACCATGGGCCTTGCTAACATGTCACATGGCCGTaagcaacaacaagcaaCAATCCGGTGGTCTCACTCCAAGGCGGCATGCCTGGTtccgcaccatcaccgcctgCTTTGAGCCGTGGCAAACCGTGCGGAGATAGCATACAGGGCAGATTAGAAGCTTGGCATGCATTAGCATGCGTGGTACGTACCTTATCATGACCTTCTAAAACAAGCACGATATGGTCACTCATCTCACCGCAACAACCCTTCCGGGAAAGGCCGGCTCCTTGTTATTCAAGGTTTCATCATGTATTCGTAGCCGATATCTTGATAGCAGAGTGCAGATCTCCCTTATCTACTGCTCAGTCCAGCGATTGCTTACGGTTGTCTAGCCTGTGTGTTCCATGttgatacctacctatccaaTCCACAGAATATCCCACAGAACATCTCACAGAATATTTGACAAAAGTAACCACATACCACATTCACAATGCCTTCAGCTATCCCACAGAACGGATCTGCCCTCCACGAGGAGCCAAAGCCGTACGCCATCTTTATGTTCCTCTCACAATTTTTTGGCCTCCAAACTCACACACCGCACAGATGGGATCCAGATCACCTCCGGACTCGCTTCGTGCAGGCCCTCTCAGAGATGTACAGAACCGAAGTACCCCTCTACGGCAAGCTCGTAGACGTCGTCAACCAAGTCgataccaccaccctccagtCCCGCGGCCAAAGCCTCAAcgacctcccctcccgcttCCAGCTTGAGCGCCATGGCGCCATCAGACTGGGCACCCAGCAAGAAATGCGCATGATCAGCCGCCTCTTCGCCGTCATGGGCATGTTCCCCGTCGGCTACTACGACCTCAAAATGGTCGGTTTTCCCCTCCACGGCACGGCTTTCCGGCCCCAGACCGAAGAATCCCTCCGAAAGAACCCCTTCCGAGTCTTCACCACCGTCCTCCGACCAgacctcatctcctccccgaAAGTCCGGGAGATGgccacctccatcctctccaccagacagctcttctcctccaggcTTATCGATCTGATCGACCAAGCGGAGACCTCTGCTCTAGCCAACCTCACGGCCCAAGACGCCAACAACCTGATTACCGAATCTCTCAAGATCTTCAAATGGCACTCCCGATCCTCTGTTCCCCTGGAGACGTACCTCACCCTGAAAAAGGAGCACCCAATGGTAGCCGACATTGTCTGCTTTCCCTCAGcacacatcaaccacctcaccccGCGCACCCTGGACATCGATGCCGTCCAAGCAGGGATGATTTCCCAGGGCCTCCCAGCAAAAGACCGCATCGAGGGACCTCCCAAGAGGAAGTGCGAGATCCTCCTTCGACAAACCAGCTTCAAGGCTTTGGAGGAAAGAGTCACTTTTGCTGGTGACGCCGACCACGCCGTTGACGGGACGCACACCGCCCGGTTTGGAGAGGTGGAACAGCGCGGTGCTGCTGTGACCAGAAAAGGCAGGGAGCTCTACGATGCTTTGCTCGCCAAGGCTGTTGGTCGGAGTGAAAAGGAAGACAAGGACTCTGACAAGGTGCTGAAGGAGGTGTTTGCCGAGTACCCTGATGACTGGGAGGTTCttaggaaggaagggttGGTGTATTTCCGCTATCGGGTTGCTGAGGACAAGGTACCCGTTGCTGGCGCTCATAAGCTGGAGGAGTCAGTGCACATGGATAGACTTCTgaaagagggggttgtgacCTGCGAGCCGATCACATATGAGGATTTCCTGCcgttctcggcggcgggTATTTTCACTTCCAACCTTGGCGGGGAGAAGGACGGTGGTACTGAGAGGAAGCTCCAAAGGACAGAAGAGGAGAGCAAGAGGAGCCGTGTGCAGCTtgaggggttgctggggcGCAAGATTCCAAGTGAGATTGACCTATATGATGAGCTGCAAACTGACAGTGTGAAGGAGTGTCAAGCTTTTCTTGGGTTGAGCGAGATTGTGCTTGGGGCTTGAAGCATCTCGAAGGACTGTTTCGTAGGTAGTTTATTATGGTTATTACCTGTGCTGATGTTATATTGATTGTCGTGGCATCGTTCAGAAGCCTGTCCGTGAATCGCATTACTCGAGCTGCGAGAGGGTGAAATCATGAGGTTGGTAAAACTCCAActgagaaagaaaaggtgTCTCCCAGAACTCCGGCACATTGTCcaagccaccaacaccatcattcATCATGTCTGCAGAACCTGCAAGCAAAGGGTCAAGCGCCGATGGCAACAGGTTACTGCTGGACGTCGTTTGTTGTGGACAGGCGTATATCCTGTGAGGCGCGAGGAGAAGACTTGAATACTGCATATACGTCCCAGCCTCAAccgaggttggaggtgccATGCCAGCAGGTGTCATCGGCTGACCAAGGTGGGTGGCTGGGTCTGGGTCGGGTACTCGTGCCATGTTGCCTACCGCGGAGCAAGAAGGTGTCTGTATATTGGAGGCACCCCTTTCCGGGAGAAGGCGCTTCGAACTTTCTTGCAAGAGGTGGTAGGATTTGGTTGCGATGCTGCTCAGCGCCGTATACTGTGAGAGGCGACGAAGGCAGAGCTCGAGTGAGTCACGCCTTACGACAGATTCGTTGAATGAGCATAGCAGGC from Podospora pseudoanserina strain CBS 124.78 chromosome 1, whole genome shotgun sequence includes:
- a CDS encoding hypothetical protein (EggNog:ENOG503NUUB; COG:Q), with translation MSECCLKGFKWDGEPQGKEVEVSGQTCYVTGSNPDVGIIVIHDLYGWTFGNTRLLADSYAAEVGATVYVPDFFGGVVLSADLINNPAEWGKLDLPNFMERNNKAVRGPEMVSLAKHLRTQHGKLGAIGYCYGGWAAFQLGLKSDAPLVDCIAAAHPTFLTKEEISNVGVPVQIIAPEIDPQFTEELKTYAVTEIPKLGVPFDYQYFPGLSHGFSIRGNRENPAEVKGLERARRAAVMWFKEWLV
- a CDS encoding hypothetical protein (COG:S; EggNog:ENOG503NZ9J), producing MPSAIPQNGSALHEEPKPWDPDHLRTRFVQALSEMYRTEVPLYGKLVDVVNQVDTTTLQSRGQSLNDLPSRFQLERHGAIRLGTQQEMRMISRLFAVMGMFPVGYYDLKMVGFPLHGTAFRPQTEESLRKNPFRVFTTVLRPDLISSPKVREMATSILSTRQLFSSRLIDLIDQAETSALANLTAQDANNLITESLKIFKWHSRSSVPLETYLTLKKEHPMVADIVCFPSAHINHLTPRTLDIDAVQAGMISQGLPAKDRIEGPPKRKCEILLRQTSFKALEERVTFAGDADHAVDGTHTARFGEVEQRGAAVTRKGRELYDALLAKAVGRSEKEDKDSDKVLKEVFAEYPDDWEVLRKEGLVYFRYRVAEDKVPVAGAHKLEESVHMDRLLKEGVVTCEPITYEDFLPFSAAGIFTSNLGGEKDGGTERKLQRTEEESKRSRVQLEGLLGRKIPSEIDLYDELQTDSVKECQAFLGLSEIVLGA
- a CDS encoding hypothetical protein (COG:S; EggNog:ENOG503P6QN) — protein: MRVMSTKIQKRSVKFTVQGTPDAIFICYCSHCKKNAGAPGQIASLKSPSDFPDLILTISQSAKFKCENVHVLEGSEHINTWILKDNVSGCEKHKKFCSRCGCTLWTIPMKHSGSHWIVRTALLENGFDKFPYKAEFFASRKMPVAAAVVKSFDTMPGA
- a CDS encoding hypothetical protein (EggNog:ENOG503NWDW; COG:Q), whose product is MCYRKRGNSNQQTMTTKVIIQDMSSILHRSFTAISSLSRQFSSSFSTGTMSSFDRLIRFRDAAGNSRFGEPKISSVSEFDEAVAKGTLEATVFEGSSPFNVTPTSEAVKVQEVLPLLTVEDVPIVKCVGLNYIKHIQEGGRKPPPYPSIFIKPRASIAGYKEDIPIPKLAQDDQLDYEGELTIVIGKTGKNIPKEKALEHIAGFVVANDVSARKWQRDPAFAGGVPQWCFSKGFDKFAPVGPLLVSPKIVGNAGNLQLQTIVNGEVRQDTNTNDLLFSTEEIVAFISQGTTLEAGTIIMTGTPAGVAMGMKEPKWLKNGDVIEVKIEELGSVKNKMVFE
- the ZTA1 gene encoding NADPH:quinone reductase (COG:C; EggNog:ENOG503NV2G), producing the protein MSIPATQRAVVVEEIGGPEVLQFKSDWAVPQPTEGQVLVKNKIAGINYIDTYFRTGLYPSPKPEVLGREAAGTVVALGPKTEEFNLKVGDRVIWLANAGYAEYSAVPAAKTLKLPDTVSYEDATASFMSGLTVLALARDTYTVQPGDWVLLHAAAGGAGFLMTQLLKHVGAKVIGTAGGPEKVELVKSLGADHVIDYRSEEGKDWVKTVMDITGGRGVDVVYDSVGKDTWEGSLAVVKRKGTIVWFGNSSGPIPPLPLNRLAPKCVKIARPTLFGYIATREEFKGYANELFSLLASGALKVKIHGLYSLSDAKQAHIDLEGRKTTGKILIKVSE